The following proteins come from a genomic window of Miscanthus floridulus cultivar M001 chromosome 2, ASM1932011v1, whole genome shotgun sequence:
- the LOC136539562 gene encoding zinc finger CCCH domain-containing protein 54-like isoform X1, with protein sequence MDISELHKLAFLRVKQMEPQNAGKILGCILLREPDDDEMVQLAYGSDAAVHAKISDAKATLAAIYARCSAHHHQMDAAAAHRAAAAARYHPAAAAAAGTRHHFAPAATAAAFGFHYWPEHAAPVPKAQQAEDFSFVDAAAAAAEGHYALMPQQQQNHNGLVDDHQHNFAAAAGGYYYAAAEDAFHNGGAGAGGGLPPRAAARRGNGLSTRRPCHYFIKGMCKNGQNCHYSHHYSHHHQVYSATDGLADDGHHSSGGGGTTAGALEKLELEILELLNSRHGQPLSIASLPTLYGERYGKGLQAEGYLTESQRHGQAGFSLTRLLSRLNKISIIERPHGQHSVVLAEDAARYTEFRGERGGDMGSVPASSHQIYLTFPAESTFIEEDVATYFGQYGPVRDVRIPCQERRMFGFVSFQNPETVSTILMRRNPHFICGSRVLVKPYREKSKCIERYPRTCVGKMKPMQYYPTRFVEIDDHPDFYPDEYEPSSWMVRKQLAEKRERMIELERKRFAGAVRLDSLPQQYAYFDCSIGDDGVNPLNCLPASDSKDDVDQLMDHPLMTPDSLEMVSTSQALQTQSSNNYDDKESNQIELLPESPFASAVPGGNNISTIM encoded by the exons ATGGACATTTCGGAGCTGCACAAGCTGGCGTTCCTGAGGGTGAAGCAGATGGAGCCGCAGAACGCCGGCAAGATCCTCGGCTGCATCCTCCTCCGGGAGCCCGACGACGACGAGATGGTGCAGCTCGCCTACGGCAGCGACGCCGCGGTGCACGCCAAGATCAGCGACGCCAAGGCCACGCTCGCCGCCATCTACGCGCGCTGCTCCGCGCACCACCACCAgatggacgccgccgccgcgcacagggccgccgccgccgccaggtaCCACCCGGCCGCCGCGGCTGCCGCCGGCACGCGCCACCACTTCGCCCCGGCGGCCACAGCCGCCGCCTTCGGCTTCCACTACTGGCCGGAGCACGCGGCGCCGGTGCCCAAGGCGCAGCAGGCGGAGGACTTCTCGTTCGTGGACGCCGCGGCCGCGGCTGCCGAGGGCCACTACGCGTTgatgccgcagcagcagcagaaccACAACGGCCTCGTCGACGACCACCAGCACaacttcgccgccgccgccggagggtACTACTACGCCGCTGCCGAGGACGCGTTCCACaatggcggcgccggcgccggcgggggaCTGCCGCCGAGGGCCGCGGCCAGGCGCGGGAACGGCCTGTCGACGCGGCGACCCTGCCACTACTTCATCAAGGGCATGTGCAAGAACGGCCAGAACTGCCACTACTCGCACCACTACTCGCACCACCACCAGGTCTACTCCGCCACTGATGGGTTAGCCGACGACGGCCACcacagcagcggcggtggcggcaccACAGCCGGCGCGCTGGAGAAGCTGGAGCTGGAGATCCTCGAGCTGCTCAACTCGCGGCACGGCCAGCCGCTGTCCATCGCGTCGCTGCCCACGCTCTACGGCGAGAGGTACGGCAAGGGCCTCCAGGCCGAGGGCTACCTCACCGAGAGCCAGCGCCATGGACAGGCCGGCTTCAGCCTCACCAGGCTGCTTTCCCGACTCAACAAGATCAGTATCATCGAAAG GCCGCACGGGCAGCACTCGGTGGTTCTGGCGGAGGACGCCGCCAGGTACACGGAGTTCAGGGGCGAAAGAGGAGGTGACATGGGCTCCGTCCCAGCCAGCTCGCACCAGATATACCTCACCTTCCCCGCCGAGAGCACCTTCATCGAGGAAGACGTCGCCACTTActttgg GCAGTATGGTCCGGTGCGTGACGTGAGGATCCCATGCCAGGAGAGGCGTATGTTTGGTTTCGTGAGCTTCCAGAACCCGGAGACGGTGAGCACCATTCTCATGAGGCGCAACCCACATTTCATCTGTGGATCAAGGGTCCTTGTTAAACCCTACAGAGAGAAATCCAAGTGCATCGAACG TTATCCCAGGACGTGCGTGGGCAAGATGAAGCCGATGCAGTACTACCCTACCCGCTTTGTCGAGATTGATGATCATCCGGACTTTTATCCCG ATGAATACGAGCCTTCAAGCTGGATGGTGAGAAAGCAACTGGCAGAGAAGCGGGAGAGGATGATCGAGCTCGAGAGGAAGCGCTTCGCGGGTGCAGTCAGGCTCGACTCGTTGCCGCAGCAATATGCCTATTTCGATTGCAGCATTGGGGACGATGGTGTGAATCCCCTCAATTGCCTCCCGGCATCAG ATTCCAAAGACGATGTCGACCAGCTAATGGACCATCCCCTCATGACGCCAGATTCCTTGGAAATGGTCTCCACGAGCCAAGCTCTCCAAACACAGTCAAGCAACAACTACGATGACAAAGAGAG CAATCAGATCGAACTCCTCCCAGAAAGTCCATTCGCATCAGCCGTGCCGGGTGGAAACAACATATCCACAATCATGTAA
- the LOC136539562 gene encoding zinc finger CCCH domain-containing protein 54-like isoform X2 produces MDISELHKLAFLRVKQMEPQNAGKILGCILLREPDDDEMVQLAYGSDAAVHAKISDAKATLAAIYARCSAHHHQMDAAAAHRAAAAARYHPAAAAAAGTRHHFAPAATAAAFGFHYWPEHAAPVPKAQQAEDFSFVDAAAAAAEGHYALMPQQQQNHNGLVDDHQHNFAAAAGGYYYAAAEDAFHNGGAGAGGGLPPRAAARRGNGLSTRRPCHYFIKGMCKNGQNCHYSHHYSHHHQVYSATDGLADDGHHSSGGGGTTAGALEKLELEILELLNSRHGQPLSIASLPTLYGERYGKGLQAEGYLTESQRHGQAGFSLTRLLSRLNKISIIERPHGQHSVVLAEDAARYTEFRGERGGDMGSVPASSHQIYLTFPAESTFIEEDVATYFGQYGPVRDVRIPCQERRMFGFVSFQNPETVSTILMRRNPHFICGSRVLVKPYREKSKCIERTCVGKMKPMQYYPTRFVEIDDHPDFYPDEYEPSSWMVRKQLAEKRERMIELERKRFAGAVRLDSLPQQYAYFDCSIGDDGVNPLNCLPASDSKDDVDQLMDHPLMTPDSLEMVSTSQALQTQSSNNYDDKESNQIELLPESPFASAVPGGNNISTIM; encoded by the exons ATGGACATTTCGGAGCTGCACAAGCTGGCGTTCCTGAGGGTGAAGCAGATGGAGCCGCAGAACGCCGGCAAGATCCTCGGCTGCATCCTCCTCCGGGAGCCCGACGACGACGAGATGGTGCAGCTCGCCTACGGCAGCGACGCCGCGGTGCACGCCAAGATCAGCGACGCCAAGGCCACGCTCGCCGCCATCTACGCGCGCTGCTCCGCGCACCACCACCAgatggacgccgccgccgcgcacagggccgccgccgccgccaggtaCCACCCGGCCGCCGCGGCTGCCGCCGGCACGCGCCACCACTTCGCCCCGGCGGCCACAGCCGCCGCCTTCGGCTTCCACTACTGGCCGGAGCACGCGGCGCCGGTGCCCAAGGCGCAGCAGGCGGAGGACTTCTCGTTCGTGGACGCCGCGGCCGCGGCTGCCGAGGGCCACTACGCGTTgatgccgcagcagcagcagaaccACAACGGCCTCGTCGACGACCACCAGCACaacttcgccgccgccgccggagggtACTACTACGCCGCTGCCGAGGACGCGTTCCACaatggcggcgccggcgccggcgggggaCTGCCGCCGAGGGCCGCGGCCAGGCGCGGGAACGGCCTGTCGACGCGGCGACCCTGCCACTACTTCATCAAGGGCATGTGCAAGAACGGCCAGAACTGCCACTACTCGCACCACTACTCGCACCACCACCAGGTCTACTCCGCCACTGATGGGTTAGCCGACGACGGCCACcacagcagcggcggtggcggcaccACAGCCGGCGCGCTGGAGAAGCTGGAGCTGGAGATCCTCGAGCTGCTCAACTCGCGGCACGGCCAGCCGCTGTCCATCGCGTCGCTGCCCACGCTCTACGGCGAGAGGTACGGCAAGGGCCTCCAGGCCGAGGGCTACCTCACCGAGAGCCAGCGCCATGGACAGGCCGGCTTCAGCCTCACCAGGCTGCTTTCCCGACTCAACAAGATCAGTATCATCGAAAG GCCGCACGGGCAGCACTCGGTGGTTCTGGCGGAGGACGCCGCCAGGTACACGGAGTTCAGGGGCGAAAGAGGAGGTGACATGGGCTCCGTCCCAGCCAGCTCGCACCAGATATACCTCACCTTCCCCGCCGAGAGCACCTTCATCGAGGAAGACGTCGCCACTTActttgg GCAGTATGGTCCGGTGCGTGACGTGAGGATCCCATGCCAGGAGAGGCGTATGTTTGGTTTCGTGAGCTTCCAGAACCCGGAGACGGTGAGCACCATTCTCATGAGGCGCAACCCACATTTCATCTGTGGATCAAGGGTCCTTGTTAAACCCTACAGAGAGAAATCCAAGTGCATCGAACG GACGTGCGTGGGCAAGATGAAGCCGATGCAGTACTACCCTACCCGCTTTGTCGAGATTGATGATCATCCGGACTTTTATCCCG ATGAATACGAGCCTTCAAGCTGGATGGTGAGAAAGCAACTGGCAGAGAAGCGGGAGAGGATGATCGAGCTCGAGAGGAAGCGCTTCGCGGGTGCAGTCAGGCTCGACTCGTTGCCGCAGCAATATGCCTATTTCGATTGCAGCATTGGGGACGATGGTGTGAATCCCCTCAATTGCCTCCCGGCATCAG ATTCCAAAGACGATGTCGACCAGCTAATGGACCATCCCCTCATGACGCCAGATTCCTTGGAAATGGTCTCCACGAGCCAAGCTCTCCAAACACAGTCAAGCAACAACTACGATGACAAAGAGAG CAATCAGATCGAACTCCTCCCAGAAAGTCCATTCGCATCAGCCGTGCCGGGTGGAAACAACATATCCACAATCATGTAA